The following proteins are encoded in a genomic region of Roseinatronobacter sp. S2:
- a CDS encoding TraR/DksA C4-type zinc finger protein, whose product MTDTNSLEDRNAQLTERRLELLARMNFVDQELSNPGSPDWEENATEHEEDETLSALGQSAQAELRMIDAAFTRLELGEYGFCTTCGTAISAVRLDLLPATPFCKRCAQ is encoded by the coding sequence ATGACCGACACAAATTCGCTTGAAGACCGCAACGCGCAACTGACGGAACGGCGGCTTGAACTGCTGGCGCGCATGAATTTTGTCGATCAGGAATTGTCCAACCCCGGCAGCCCCGACTGGGAAGAAAACGCCACAGAGCATGAAGAAGACGAAACCCTGAGCGCGCTGGGCCAGTCCGCACAGGCCGAATTGCGCATGATTGATGCGGCATTCACGCGGCTGGAACTGGGGGAATACGGGTTTTGCACGACATGTGGCACAGCGATAAGTGCCGTGCGGCTGGATCTGCTGCCTGCAACGCCGTTTTGCAAGCGCTGTGCGCAGTAA
- a CDS encoding MFS transporter: MKGGFFNMAIQNPMAGWGPFVLALGGTQTIGYGAVFYAYPILVPAIAAEFGVSGPMLFGVFSVGLLVGGLASPRLGRLLDQIGAPQVMAIGSFLAAILTASMAFAPNFASFAVLVILLQSISFTVLYDAAFVTLALKEPDDTRSAITRLTLIGGFASTVFWPLTGFAVETFGWRGTYMAFAMLHLGIALPLHLWIARKVPVPRAGQDTPVRAPRPEFPTIAPDHLRAAFVLLALGFAVTGMVIAAIGVHMVPVLLERGLGQTAFLVAMLMGPAQVMIRLVEAGFWRNFHPLSVAIISGAAVPLSFCALLLAGQGQGVGLAIVFALLFGAGQGLTSIVRGSVPLVLFGPAGIGARLGRLAGLRSVMSAAAPFLFAVSLAHLGPQITLWVCILLGVVGLGALVALRANLRVQGRWHAV; the protein is encoded by the coding sequence GGGGCCGTTTGTGCTGGCATTGGGTGGCACGCAGACCATCGGCTACGGGGCGGTATTTTATGCCTATCCTATCCTTGTGCCTGCCATTGCGGCGGAATTCGGCGTGTCGGGGCCTATGCTGTTCGGGGTGTTTTCTGTGGGGTTGCTGGTGGGCGGGCTGGCCTCACCGCGATTGGGGCGGTTGCTGGACCAGATCGGCGCGCCGCAGGTCATGGCGATTGGCAGTTTTCTGGCCGCGATCCTGACAGCATCAATGGCATTTGCGCCGAATTTCGCCAGTTTCGCGGTGCTGGTCATCTTGTTGCAGTCAATCAGTTTTACCGTCCTTTATGATGCGGCTTTTGTGACATTGGCGCTGAAGGAGCCCGATGACACCCGCAGCGCCATCACTCGGCTGACCCTGATCGGGGGATTTGCATCGACTGTGTTCTGGCCGCTGACCGGGTTTGCGGTGGAAACCTTTGGCTGGCGCGGCACATATATGGCGTTTGCAATGCTACATCTGGGGATTGCGCTGCCGTTGCATCTGTGGATTGCGCGCAAGGTGCCGGTGCCGCGCGCGGGGCAGGATACGCCCGTGCGTGCCCCGCGCCCTGAATTTCCCACGATTGCGCCTGATCACCTGCGCGCCGCCTTTGTGCTGCTGGCGCTGGGGTTTGCGGTCACGGGCATGGTGATTGCGGCCATCGGCGTGCATATGGTGCCGGTGTTGCTGGAACGGGGGCTGGGGCAGACGGCGTTTCTGGTGGCTATGCTGATGGGGCCTGCACAGGTGATGATCCGGCTGGTCGAGGCCGGTTTCTGGCGCAATTTCCACCCGCTAAGTGTTGCGATCATTTCCGGCGCTGCCGTGCCGCTGTCATTTTGCGCGTTGTTGCTGGCGGGGCAGGGGCAGGGTGTGGGGCTGGCGATTGTGTTTGCGCTGCTGTTCGGGGCGGGGCAGGGGCTGACCAGCATTGTGCGCGGATCGGTGCCGCTGGTGCTGTTCGGGCCTGCGGGAATCGGGGCAAGGCTGGGGCGGCTGGCGGGGTTGCGCAGCGTTATGTCGGCGGCGGCCCCGTTCCTGTTTGCCGTATCGCTGGCGCATCTGGGGCCACAGATCACGCTGTGGGTCTGCATTCTGTTGGGCGTTGTTGGGCTGGGCGCGCTGGTGGCGTTGCGCGCCAATCTGCGGGTGCAGGGGCGCTGGCACGCGGTTTAG
- a CDS encoding EamA family transporter, whose translation MGDWLLSLVGTPEGARLATILALTSALAHAIFGALQKGAHDPWMTRGSIDLWLAVLSAPVALFFVNWPSAAMWPVLLGVIVIHFIYKLAMALAYEKAAYTVVYPVVRGTGPVITVIAAMAIFGESYTLMQWLGVACLSGGILLLALRNLSEEQIDMRALKIGLGWALAGGVMVAVYTTYDAWAIRLSGDPFSFLAWFFFLTALDFPFLAWARYRRMTHPPRPAPLLLRGLAGALIAYISFGGVMIATLVGKVGEAAILRETSTVFAALIGWFILRERVGPRKLALMVMIAIGAVIVEFGR comes from the coding sequence ATGGGTGACTGGCTTCTTTCGCTTGTTGGCACGCCGGAAGGCGCGCGGCTGGCCACGATCCTTGCGCTGACATCCGCACTTGCGCATGCCATTTTCGGCGCATTGCAAAAAGGCGCGCATGACCCGTGGATGACACGCGGGTCCATCGATCTGTGGCTGGCAGTGCTGTCGGCCCCTGTGGCACTGTTTTTCGTCAACTGGCCCAGTGCGGCCATGTGGCCGGTGTTGCTGGGCGTTATTGTCATTCATTTCATCTATAAGCTGGCCATGGCGCTGGCCTATGAAAAGGCCGCCTATACGGTGGTTTATCCGGTTGTTCGGGGCACCGGTCCGGTCATTACCGTCATTGCGGCCATGGCGATCTTCGGCGAAAGCTACACACTTATGCAATGGCTGGGTGTGGCCTGCCTGTCGGGGGGCATTCTGCTTTTGGCGCTGCGCAACCTGTCCGAAGAACAGATTGACATGCGCGCGCTGAAAATCGGGCTGGGCTGGGCGCTGGCGGGCGGCGTGATGGTGGCGGTCTATACCACCTATGATGCATGGGCCATCCGGTTGTCGGGCGATCCGTTCAGCTTTCTGGCGTGGTTTTTCTTTCTGACAGCGCTGGATTTTCCGTTTCTTGCATGGGCGCGATACCGGCGCATGACACACCCGCCGCGCCCTGCGCCTTTGTTGTTGCGCGGGCTGGCGGGCGCATTGATTGCCTATATCAGCTTCGGCGGCGTGATGATTGCGACGTTGGTGGGCAAGGTGGGCGAAGCGGCAATTCTGCGCGAAACCTCGACCGTGTTTGCAGCGCTGATCGGCTGGTTCATCCTGCGCGAACGGGTCGGGCCGCGCAAACTGGCGCTGATGGTGATGATTGCGATTGGCGCGGTGATCGTGGAATTCGGGCGCTGA
- the lexA gene encoding transcriptional repressor LexA, with protein sequence MLTRKQIDLLKLIHTRMEKDGVAPSFDEMKDALDLRSKSGIHRLITALEERGFIRRLPHRARAIEVLKLPDALSREGFVPQVLDGGVTDKPAPPARSMAVEASAMTLPIMGKIAAGTPIEAISEVVRNVAVPGSMLDTRKQHYALEVQGDSMIDLGINDGDIVVIREQDTANNGDIVVALVEGHEATLKRFRRHNGMIALEAANPAYETRLLRDDQVQVQGRLVGLIRSY encoded by the coding sequence ATGCTGACGCGAAAACAGATTGACCTATTGAAACTGATCCATACGCGCATGGAAAAGGACGGGGTCGCGCCATCCTTTGACGAAATGAAGGACGCGCTGGACCTGCGGTCCAAATCTGGCATCCACAGGTTGATTACAGCATTGGAAGAACGCGGTTTCATTCGCCGCCTGCCCCACCGCGCCCGCGCAATCGAAGTGTTGAAACTGCCCGACGCCTTGTCGCGCGAAGGGTTCGTGCCGCAGGTTCTTGACGGGGGCGTGACGGACAAACCCGCCCCGCCCGCCAGATCCATGGCTGTGGAAGCAAGTGCAATGACCCTGCCCATCATGGGCAAGATCGCCGCAGGCACCCCCATTGAAGCGATCAGCGAAGTGGTGCGCAATGTGGCCGTGCCGGGGTCCATGCTGGACACGCGCAAACAGCATTACGCGCTTGAAGTGCAGGGCGATTCAATGATCGATCTGGGCATCAATGACGGGGATATCGTTGTCATCCGCGAACAGGACACAGCAAATAACGGCGATATTGTCGTGGCCCTTGTCGAAGGTCATGAAGCGACGCTGAAACGCTTTCGCCGCCATAATGGCATGATCGCACTGGAAGCGGCCAATCCGGCCTATGAAACCCGCCTGTTGCGCGATGATCAGGTTCAGGTTCAGGGCAGGCTGGTCGGGCTGATCCGCAGCTACTGA
- a CDS encoding peptide chain release factor 3, whose protein sequence is MLDHAPNRPALPPEIARRRTFAIISHPDAGKTTLTEKFLLFGGAIQMAGQVRAKGEARRTRSDFMQMEKDRGISVSASAMSFDYDTYRFNLVDTPGHSDFSEDTYRTLTAVDAAVMVIDGAKGVESQTRKLFEVCRLRDLPILTFCNKMDRESRDTFDIIDEIQQNLAIDVTPASWPIGQGADFLGCYDLLRNRLELMDRADRNKVAESIVLEGLNDPRMADHVPAGLLAQLREEVEMARELLPPLDAKSVMEGHLSPIWFGSAINSFGVKELMRGIADYAPEPQPQTAQSRQIAPEEGKVTGFVFKVQANMDPKHRDRVAFVRLASGHFERGMKLLHVRSKKQMTVASPVLFLAADRELAEEAWAGDIIGIPNHGQLRIGDALTEGEALRFSGIPSFAPELLQACRAGDPMKAKHLDKALMQFAEEGAAKVFKPVFGSGFIVGVVGQLQFEVLASRIELEYGLPVRFEPTQFTSARWVAGEKQAVEDFAAANKQHMATDSDGDPVFMTRLQWDIDRVGRDYPDIRLTATKDMMV, encoded by the coding sequence ATGTTGGATCATGCCCCGAACCGCCCCGCATTGCCGCCCGAAATTGCGCGGCGCAGAACATTTGCCATCATCTCGCATCCAGATGCGGGCAAGACAACGCTGACCGAAAAATTCCTGCTATTCGGCGGCGCGATCCAGATGGCGGGGCAGGTGCGCGCCAAGGGCGAGGCGCGGCGCACGCGGTCGGATTTCATGCAGATGGAAAAAGATCGCGGCATTTCGGTCTCTGCGTCGGCCATGTCATTTGACTATGACACCTACCGCTTCAACCTGGTGGACACGCCCGGTCACTCTGACTTCTCGGAAGATACGTATCGCACCCTGACGGCTGTGGATGCGGCGGTCATGGTGATTGACGGGGCCAAAGGGGTCGAGTCCCAGACCCGCAAACTGTTCGAGGTATGCCGCCTGCGCGACCTGCCAATCTTGACATTTTGCAACAAAATGGACCGTGAAAGCCGCGATACTTTCGATATTATTGACGAAATTCAACAAAACCTTGCGATTGATGTGACCCCCGCCAGCTGGCCCATAGGGCAGGGCGCGGATTTTCTGGGCTGCTATGATTTGCTGCGCAACCGGCTGGAACTGATGGACCGCGCCGACCGCAACAAGGTCGCCGAAAGCATTGTTCTTGAAGGGTTGAATGATCCCCGAATGGCCGATCATGTGCCGGCCGGATTGCTGGCGCAGTTGCGCGAAGAAGTGGAAATGGCACGCGAATTGCTGCCGCCCCTTGACGCCAAATCCGTGATGGAGGGGCATTTGTCCCCGATCTGGTTCGGGTCTGCGATCAATTCCTTCGGGGTGAAGGAACTGATGCGCGGCATTGCCGATTATGCGCCTGAACCCCAGCCCCAGACCGCGCAATCGCGCCAGATCGCGCCGGAAGAAGGCAAGGTCACGGGGTTCGTGTTCAAGGTGCAGGCGAATATGGACCCCAAGCACCGCGACCGTGTGGCCTTTGTCCGGCTGGCGTCAGGGCATTTTGAACGGGGTATGAAGCTGCTGCATGTGCGGTCCAAAAAACAGATGACAGTTGCAAGCCCTGTGTTGTTTCTGGCCGCCGACCGTGAACTGGCGGAAGAGGCGTGGGCGGGCGACATTATCGGCATTCCCAATCACGGGCAGTTGCGCATCGGGGACGCCCTGACCGAGGGCGAGGCGCTGCGCTTCAGCGGTATCCCGTCCTTTGCGCCGGAACTGCTGCAAGCGTGCCGCGCAGGTGATCCGATGAAGGCCAAACATCTGGACAAGGCGCTGATGCAATTTGCCGAAGAAGGCGCGGCAAAGGTGTTCAAGCCGGTCTTCGGGTCGGGTTTCATTGTCGGGGTGGTCGGCCAGTTGCAGTTTGAAGTGCTGGCCAGCCGGATTGAACTGGAATACGGGCTGCCCGTCCGGTTTGAACCCACGCAGTTCACATCGGCGCGTTGGGTGGCGGGCGAAAAGCAAGCGGTCGAGGATTTTGCCGCTGCCAACAAACAGCATATGGCGACAGACAGTGACGGCGATCCGGTCTTTATGACCCGCCTGCAATGGGATATTGACCGCGTTGGGCGCGATTACCCCGATATTCGCCTGACGGCGACCAAGGACATGATGGTGTAA
- a CDS encoding phosphoribosyl-ATP diphosphatase has product MSALERLAATIADRAGADPDSSWTAKLLAKGPEKCAEKFGEEAIEAVIEAVKGDADRLTSEAADVLYHLLVMCAARGVTLAQINAELTRREGTSGLAEKAARDV; this is encoded by the coding sequence ATGAGCGCGCTGGAACGGCTGGCCGCCACAATCGCAGACCGCGCGGGCGCAGACCCCGACAGCAGCTGGACGGCCAAGCTGTTGGCCAAAGGCCCCGAAAAATGCGCCGAAAAATTCGGCGAGGAAGCGATCGAGGCCGTGATCGAAGCGGTCAAGGGGGATGCGGACCGCCTGACATCGGAAGCGGCGGATGTGCTGTATCACCTGCTGGTCATGTGTGCCGCGCGCGGGGTAACCCTTGCGCAGATCAACGCAGAACTGACGCGCCGCGAAGGCACCTCCGGTCTGGCCGAGAAAGCCGCGCGCGATGTCTGA
- a CDS encoding CoA-binding protein, translating to MTPPDHAQLKRILQRARVIAVVGVSANPVRPSYFVARYLKLKGYRIIPVNPGLAGQSLFGETVRGSLAECPPQVDMVDIFRRSEHVPPLVNEALASLPQLRTVWMQIGVQNAQAAETARARGVDVVENLCPKMEYQRLFGELRMGGINTGVISSRLD from the coding sequence ATGACACCGCCAGATCATGCCCAGTTGAAACGCATTTTGCAACGCGCGCGGGTTATTGCCGTGGTGGGCGTGTCGGCCAATCCGGTGCGGCCCAGCTATTTCGTTGCGCGCTATCTGAAGCTGAAGGGCTATCGCATCATTCCGGTCAATCCCGGACTGGCGGGCCAGTCGCTGTTTGGCGAAACCGTTCGTGGCAGTCTTGCGGAGTGCCCGCCGCAGGTGGATATGGTGGATATTTTCCGCAGGTCCGAACATGTGCCCCCGCTTGTGAATGAGGCGCTGGCGAGTTTGCCACAACTGCGCACGGTCTGGATGCAGATCGGTGTGCAAAATGCGCAAGCCGCCGAGACGGCCCGCGCGCGCGGCGTTGATGTCGTGGAAAACCTGTGCCCGAAAATGGAATACCAGCGCCTGTTTGGCGAATTGCGCATGGGCGGGATCAATACAGGCGTGATTTCATCGCGGCTGGATTAG
- the hisF gene encoding imidazole glycerol phosphate synthase subunit HisF — protein MLKTRIIPCLDVADGRVVKGVNFVDLVDAGDPVEAARAYDAAGADELCFLDIHATHENRGTMFDLVTRTAEQCFMPLTVGGGVRSVDDVRALLLAGADKVSFNSAAVADPDVVARAADRFGSQCIVVAIDAKTVAPGEWQIFTHGGRKPTGIDAVEFARTMAAKGAGEILLTSMDRDGTRAGFNLPLTRAIVDAVPVPVIASGGVGTLDHLVEGVTQGGASAVLAASIFHFGEYTIGQAKAHMAAAGLPVRLA, from the coding sequence ATGTTGAAAACACGCATCATACCCTGCCTTGATGTCGCTGATGGCCGCGTGGTCAAAGGCGTCAATTTCGTGGATCTTGTCGATGCCGGTGATCCGGTCGAAGCCGCACGCGCCTATGATGCGGCGGGTGCGGATGAATTGTGCTTTCTGGACATTCACGCAACCCATGAAAACCGCGGCACCATGTTCGATCTGGTCACCCGCACCGCCGAGCAGTGTTTTATGCCGCTGACCGTGGGCGGCGGGGTGCGCAGTGTTGATGACGTGCGCGCGCTGTTGCTGGCGGGTGCCGACAAGGTCAGTTTCAATTCCGCCGCCGTCGCCGACCCTGATGTGGTGGCACGCGCTGCGGACCGTTTCGGCAGCCAGTGCATCGTTGTGGCCATCGATGCCAAGACCGTCGCCCCCGGCGAATGGCAAATATTCACCCATGGCGGGCGCAAACCCACAGGGATTGATGCGGTGGAATTTGCCCGCACTATGGCAGCAAAAGGCGCGGGCGAAATCCTGTTGACCAGCATGGACCGTGACGGCACGCGCGCGGGGTTTAACCTGCCCCTGACGCGCGCCATTGTAGATGCGGTGCCTGTGCCTGTCATCGCATCGGGCGGGGTTGGCACGCTGGACCATCTGGTCGAAGGGGTGACGCAGGGCGGCGCCTCGGCGGTGCTGGCGGCATCCATTTTCCACTTTGGCGAATACACGATTGGGCAGGCAAAGGCGCATATGGCCGCAGCGGGCCTGCCAGTGAGGCTGGCATGA